The stretch of DNA CATTACGAATGTCCGACATACACTCATCTCCTTTCCTTTAATTAGCGAGCATCTTACGGCTCAGCCTTATGAATTCATTCTTTTCTTCTTCCGTCAATTTATCCAAGAAAGAGCCAAATGCTTTATCCCTTGCACCTGAGAAGCTTTCATAGAAATCGGATCCTTTTTGCGTAATCGCAAGCATGACCACTCGACGGTCCTTCTCTGAATGAATACGTTCCAAATAGCCTTCCTTCATCATGCGATTGCCTAAATTTGTCGCGCCGCTATAGCTGATACCGACTTCTTCAGCCAAATCAGACATGCGCATAGGACCATTATTTTTCAGCAGCCTCAGCAATACAAGCTGCGGACCGGAAATCTGGAAATCCCATTCCTTTCGCAACGCTTTATTGACATTGCGTACTAATTCGATAAAATCTACCATGTCTCTGTTTTCCACAGCCAAACCCCCAATTGGTGCTTTCTACTAGTATTAGTATACATCAATATTTCATACATGTGAAATAAATTTCATTAAAAAAATTCCAGCCGCCCTGACAGCAGCTGAAACTTTTCCTTAACCTCTTCTTTTACTTGTTTTTTCCGTCTGTTCATTCACTGCTTGCCTGATATGATAAAGTTCAGCATACATACCTGCTGCGAATGCCCCG from Terribacillus sp. FSL K6-0262 encodes:
- a CDS encoding MarR family transcriptional regulator; protein product: MENRDMVDFIELVRNVNKALRKEWDFQISGPQLVLLRLLKNNGPMRMSDLAEEVGISYSGATNLGNRMMKEGYLERIHSEKDRRVVMLAITQKGSDFYESFSGARDKAFGSFLDKLTEEEKNEFIRLSRKMLAN